The proteins below are encoded in one region of Tolumonas auensis DSM 9187:
- a CDS encoding FAD:protein FMN transferase — protein MSSVERVYSYSAVLMGSPILLKLFEDNQQAAQAVFHLIKQQEDMLTVNRAHSQLMTINHAAGLHPVVVSRPVFELISKAKTVSLMQDSCFNFTIGPLVKRWKIGFHGDTVPSPAEIQSLLPLTRPDQVMLDPQACSVYLAQAGMEIDLGAIAKGYIADRVRDLLQQMGIHQALINLGGNVLTLGTPRYGDQSAWGVGLKKPFAAPDALIGIIEVAGKSVVTSGIYERYFEQEGKIYHHILDPETGYPLDNELLSVTVISDDSVDGDIYTTLLYGMGVKKALHYLTTVPHIEAIFVTRTGQVILSSQRQFRFTLQDSDYQLA, from the coding sequence ATGTCATCCGTAGAACGGGTCTATTCTTACTCCGCTGTCCTGATGGGCTCCCCCATCCTCCTGAAACTCTTCGAAGATAATCAACAAGCCGCCCAGGCCGTCTTTCACCTGATCAAGCAACAGGAAGATATGCTGACGGTGAATCGTGCACACTCGCAACTGATGACCATCAATCATGCCGCCGGTTTGCACCCGGTGGTAGTCAGTCGTCCGGTGTTTGAGCTGATCAGCAAAGCGAAAACCGTCAGTCTGATGCAAGACAGCTGTTTTAATTTCACCATTGGCCCGCTGGTCAAGCGCTGGAAAATCGGTTTTCACGGCGACACCGTGCCGTCTCCGGCAGAAATCCAGTCTCTGTTGCCGCTGACCCGTCCGGATCAGGTCATGCTCGACCCGCAGGCCTGTTCCGTTTATCTGGCACAGGCAGGCATGGAAATCGATCTGGGTGCGATTGCCAAAGGCTATATTGCCGATCGGGTACGGGATCTGCTGCAGCAGATGGGCATTCATCAGGCGCTGATTAATCTGGGTGGAAACGTCCTGACACTCGGAACCCCTCGCTATGGAGATCAGAGTGCATGGGGAGTCGGGTTAAAAAAACCGTTTGCCGCCCCGGATGCGCTGATTGGCATCATCGAAGTGGCCGGCAAGTCGGTGGTCACATCCGGCATTTATGAGCGTTATTTTGAGCAAGAGGGAAAGATCTACCACCATATTCTGGATCCGGAGACCGGCTATCCGCTGGATAACGAACTGCTCAGTGTCACCGTGATCTCAGACGACTCGGTGGATGGCGATATTTACACCACGTTGCTGTATGGCATGGGCGTAAAGAAAGCCCTGCACTATCTCACCACCGTGCCCCATATTGAGGCGATCTTTGTCACCCGAACCGGTCAGGTGATTCTGTCGTCACAACGCCAGTTCCGCTTCACCTTACAGGATAGCGACTACCAGCTGGCGTAA
- the dcuR gene encoding two-component system response regulator DcuR, producing MINVLIVDDDAMVAELNHRYVTQLRGFQCCGVASTLEQAKALVLNHQHPIDLILLDVYMQQENGLDLLPVLRNAHRPIDVIMISSASDAETIKKSLHYGVVDYLIKPFQFARFEEALTSWAKKKTLMDNQQNYQQSELDRIIHGTPMQAQRPEGEAKRLPKGLTPQTLRTICQWIDSHSGIDFSTEDLASSVLISRVSCRKYLVWLEEIKILHTSVHYGMTGRPVYRYRLQPELHARLKQYAQD from the coding sequence GAACCACCGCTATGTTACCCAGCTTCGTGGGTTTCAATGCTGTGGTGTGGCCTCAACTCTGGAACAGGCGAAAGCGCTGGTGTTAAACCATCAGCATCCAATCGACCTGATCCTGCTGGATGTCTATATGCAGCAGGAAAATGGTCTGGATCTGCTGCCGGTGCTGCGTAACGCGCATCGTCCGATTGATGTGATCATGATTTCTTCCGCTTCCGATGCGGAAACCATCAAGAAGTCACTGCATTACGGTGTGGTCGATTATCTGATCAAGCCTTTCCAGTTTGCCCGGTTTGAGGAAGCATTAACCAGCTGGGCAAAGAAAAAGACGCTGATGGACAATCAGCAGAATTATCAGCAGTCGGAACTGGATCGCATCATCCACGGTACCCCGATGCAGGCACAGCGTCCGGAAGGTGAAGCCAAACGGTTACCGAAGGGCTTAACCCCGCAAACCCTGCGCACCATCTGTCAGTGGATTGACAGTCATTCAGGCATTGATTTCTCGACGGAAGATCTTGCCAGCTCGGTACTGATTTCACGCGTCTCCTGCCGAAAATATCTGGTCTGGCTGGAAGAGATCAAGATCCTGCACACCAGTGTCCATTACGGCATGACCGGCAGACCGGTTTACCGTTACCGCTTACAGCCGGAACTGCATGCCCGGTTGAAACAGTATGCTCAGGATTAA